Sequence from the Aerococcus tenax genome:
GCTAGTCAGTGAAAAACTTTCTTAAGCGTCAAGGGTTGACCCTTTTTACTATGGCTTTTACCTTTCTGGTTTTAGTATTAGCGGTCCTACTTTTTGATTTAGATGACCTGGTTGCCCGTTTTCTCTTGCTTTTCTTGGGCTTTTTTTATGGCCTTACTTTGTTTATTAGCTATTGGATTTCGGGACGGCAGGTTGACTACCATAAGCTCTACCTTGAAAGCCAGGCCAAGGCTGAAGCTGACCGGGTCCAAGCTGACCTGGTCAAGCAAGAGCAGCAGGGCTATTTCTTGACCTGGCTCCACCAGATCAAGACGCCCATCGCAGCAGCTAAACTTCTCATCCAAGATCTGGACCCCAAGACCAAGGCTGACTTGGAAGCTCAGTTACTAGCTATCGAAAATTACACCACCATGGTGCTCACCTATTTGAAGGTAAGTAATGAGAAGAAGAACCTGCAGATTAAGGCTGTCAGTCTTGATGCCCTCATCGCTCCCTTACTCAAAAAGTACCGGCGAATCTTTATTAATAGTCATACCCGCCTCCACTACCAAGCCATTCCTGACCAAGTCATGACTGATCCTACGGCTTCTGAAATCATGATTGAACAGGTCCTTAATAATGCCCTTAAGTACGCCGCTGGAAGAGAGATTTGGATTACATATCAAGCGGACCAGGCCTGCCTCACTATTAGGGACAACGGCCGGGGGATTAAGGCCAGCGACTTGCCCAAGGTCTTTGACCAGGGTTACTCAGCTTTTATGGGCCAGAGTTTGCGGCGGTCAACGGGGATCGGTCTTTTTCTGGTCAAGCAATTGGCCGATCGTTTAGACCAACCGGTAGAATTAGACTCTACTTGGGGCCAGGGAACCACGGTTAGAATTTACTTCCACCAAGATGCCTTCAGTGGGTTGTAGCTTACAATTTTGTAAGATTGGGTCCTGCTTTTGTTAGTTTAGATAAAAGCAGGACGCTTTTTTTCTTTCTATAATTAAGATAAAGAATGGAGGAAAGAAGAAATGCTATTAAACGTGATTCATTTAGAAAAAATATATGGCCAGGGCGGAAATGCCACGACAGCCTTACGGGACGTGAGTTTTCAAGCGGAAGCTGGTGAGTTTGTTGCCATTATGGGGGAGTCCAGCTCAGGGAAATCCACCCTCTTAAATATTATTGCCACTTTGGATAAGGCCACTGGGGGGCAAGTCCTTTTAAATGGCCAATCCCTGGCTAACTTAGGGGAAAGAGACCTGGCTGCCTTTCGCCGCCAAGAGTTGGGTTTTGTCTTCCAAGATTTCAATATGCTTAATACTTTCACCAACCGGGACAATATTCTCCTGCCCCTAGTGCTTTCCAACATGGATTACCCAGAAATGGAGCGACGTTTAGCGAAGATTGCTCCCTTACTGGGGATTGAAGACCTCTTGGACAAGTATCCCTATCAGATTTCCGGAGGGCAGCAGCAAAGGGTGGCTATTGGTCGGGCCATTATTACCCAACCCAGCCTGATTCTGGCTGATGAGCCGACTGGGGCCTTAGATTCTAAAAACAGTGAAGCAATCATGAAACTCTTTACCCAGTTAAACCAGCAGGGTATGACCATTTTCATGGTAACTCATTCCTTACGCTGTGCGGCTTATGCTAAACGCGTTCTCTTTATTAAGGATGGGGTAGTTTACCATGAAATTTACCGAGGTGAAGATTCTTTAGCTGATTTTCAGGAGAAAATCGCCAACAGTCTCTCCTTTTTAAACCGGGAGGAGGGCTAGTATGAACCGACGCTTAATCTGGCAGTTAGCCAAACGTAATTTAAAGGTTAGCAAGTTAATTATTCTGCCTTTTCTCATAGTGAACGGGCTCTTATTTGCCCTCCAATATGTGATGATTTCCTTAATAGGTAATCAATTTGTCTTAGAGCGAAATCCTTATTTTCCAACGGTGATGGCCTTTGCTGCTGTTATTAGCTTTTTCTTAGCCCTAGCCTTTATCCTCTATGCCAATAATTTTATTCAGAAGTGGCGTAGCCAGGAGTTCGCCCTCTATAGCGTATTGGGCATGGAAAAGCGGCATATTAAGGCCCTGCTCGCTCGGGAAAGCCTCTTGGAGTTGGGATTCATTCTCCCCTTATCCATTATTGGCGGGCACTTGATTGGGACTTTTGCCTTTATGGCTGTCAACAAAGTCATGCGCCAATCGGGGATGACTTTAATGGATTATCCCTTGAAGTGGGAGGTCGCTTTGATAACCATCCTGGAAATTCTCCTGGTTCATGCCTTAGTTTATCTTCTCAATCGACGTCGCATTCAGAAAAATAACCCCCTCGAACTGATGCAGAGCGGTCAGGCAAGGGAAAAAGAGCCTAAGGGGAATGTTATTGTCGCTGTTCTCGGCTTGGCTTTGGTGGGGATCGGCTATTATATTTCCCTAACCACAACGAATATTATGCAGGTCATTTATCAATTGCTCCTCGCCATTGTCTTAGTTGTGCTGGGGACTTATTGCCTCTATAATTCCCTATCGATCATATTTTTAAACTGGCAGAAACAACGGAAGTCCTATTACTATCAACCTAAGCATTTTCTCAGCCTTTCCGGCATGCTTTACCGGATGAAGGCCAATGCCTGGAGTTTGGCCTCCATAGCGGTTCTTTCCACTGGCGTCATGCTGGTCTTAGGTTTAACCGTTTCAACCCAACGGGGGATTGAAAATTTGATTGACCGTTTTCAAGCCAGAGACTATAAAATTGAATTGCGGGGGCCAGTGGTTGAGGAATCCTTAGACCAGCAACTCGAGCGTTTAGAGACAGCAGTTGATGAATTTAGTCAGTTAGCCCCTTTGGAAGAAGTTAACTATCAGTTGAGTTTTGGCCAGTTAGCTGTTAGCCAAGTGGAGGATAAGAACTTAGTCTTACAAGCCTTTACCCCAAATAACCAAGTCACTGAGGGCCTAGTTTTCTTTGGAGAAAGTTTGGATGGCTATAACCAAAACTATGCCAGTCAGGAAAGTTTGGCAGAAGACCAGGTCTTAATGGCCACTAGTCAAGACCAATTGGACAAGGTAGACCAAATTAAATTGGGGGATAAGGTCTACCAAGTCAAGCATATGCCAAAGGACCGTTTACCTGTGGTGGCGGGGCTGGATGCCTTGATGCTGGTTTTTCCTAGTCAAGAGGCTTTAGTGCAAGCCTACCAAGCGACTAATACTAGCCAAGACATTGGTTATCTCAAGAGTCCGCTAAGTTATAATGTGACTTTTGACGCTAAGGGCAATAAGGAAGACATTGACAAGCACTTGGAGGATTATGAAGGGACAGGGATTGAAGTCACTTCCAAAACTATCTTTCGGGAATCCTTCTATCAGCTTAATGGCGGTTTTATTAGTATCGGCGCCATTGTTTCCTTGGTTTTATTGATTGGTTGCTTCTTGATGCTCTACTATAAGCAGCTTTCTGAAGGCCAGGAAGATATGAAAAACTATCGAATTATGCGCCAAATCGGTTTGCCCAATTCCTTGATCAAGGCAAGCATTCGCCAGCAGATTTTCTGGGTCTTTGTTTTACCGCTTTTGACCGCGGTTATTCATATGGGCTTTGCCTATCCCATTCTGCGCCAAGGCTTAGGTTTGATTGCCATCAAAGACCGAACCCTCATTTTAACGAGTTTCTTTGCGGTCATTGTCTGCTTTAGCTTAGTCTATTATCTCATGTATATTTTGACTTCTAAGGCTTATTACCGCATGGTAACTACAGACCAATAATGATGAATTGCATAGTCTTTCTTTTAAAGACGCAGTATACTTGTTGTTTTACAAACTTATTTTGTAAGAAGAAAAGTTTAGCTTGTAGGGCTTTCCTTCGTTAATGAGTCGATTTATTTAGACTTGTTA
This genomic interval carries:
- a CDS encoding sensor histidine kinase — protein: MKNFLKRQGLTLFTMAFTFLVLVLAVLLFDLDDLVARFLLLFLGFFYGLTLFISYWISGRQVDYHKLYLESQAKAEADRVQADLVKQEQQGYFLTWLHQIKTPIAAAKLLIQDLDPKTKADLEAQLLAIENYTTMVLTYLKVSNEKKNLQIKAVSLDALIAPLLKKYRRIFINSHTRLHYQAIPDQVMTDPTASEIMIEQVLNNALKYAAGREIWITYQADQACLTIRDNGRGIKASDLPKVFDQGYSAFMGQSLRRSTGIGLFLVKQLADRLDQPVELDSTWGQGTTVRIYFHQDAFSGL
- a CDS encoding ABC transporter ATP-binding protein encodes the protein MLLNVIHLEKIYGQGGNATTALRDVSFQAEAGEFVAIMGESSSGKSTLLNIIATLDKATGGQVLLNGQSLANLGERDLAAFRRQELGFVFQDFNMLNTFTNRDNILLPLVLSNMDYPEMERRLAKIAPLLGIEDLLDKYPYQISGGQQQRVAIGRAIITQPSLILADEPTGALDSKNSEAIMKLFTQLNQQGMTIFMVTHSLRCAAYAKRVLFIKDGVVYHEIYRGEDSLADFQEKIANSLSFLNREEG
- a CDS encoding ABC transporter permease; the encoded protein is MNRRLIWQLAKRNLKVSKLIILPFLIVNGLLFALQYVMISLIGNQFVLERNPYFPTVMAFAAVISFFLALAFILYANNFIQKWRSQEFALYSVLGMEKRHIKALLARESLLELGFILPLSIIGGHLIGTFAFMAVNKVMRQSGMTLMDYPLKWEVALITILEILLVHALVYLLNRRRIQKNNPLELMQSGQAREKEPKGNVIVAVLGLALVGIGYYISLTTTNIMQVIYQLLLAIVLVVLGTYCLYNSLSIIFLNWQKQRKSYYYQPKHFLSLSGMLYRMKANAWSLASIAVLSTGVMLVLGLTVSTQRGIENLIDRFQARDYKIELRGPVVEESLDQQLERLETAVDEFSQLAPLEEVNYQLSFGQLAVSQVEDKNLVLQAFTPNNQVTEGLVFFGESLDGYNQNYASQESLAEDQVLMATSQDQLDKVDQIKLGDKVYQVKHMPKDRLPVVAGLDALMLVFPSQEALVQAYQATNTSQDIGYLKSPLSYNVTFDAKGNKEDIDKHLEDYEGTGIEVTSKTIFRESFYQLNGGFISIGAIVSLVLLIGCFLMLYYKQLSEGQEDMKNYRIMRQIGLPNSLIKASIRQQIFWVFVLPLLTAVIHMGFAYPILRQGLGLIAIKDRTLILTSFFAVIVCFSLVYYLMYILTSKAYYRMVTTDQ